One window from the genome of Pelecanus crispus isolate bPelCri1 chromosome 13, bPelCri1.pri, whole genome shotgun sequence encodes:
- the OGT gene encoding UDP-N-acetylglucosamine--peptide N-acetylglucosaminyltransferase 110 kDa subunit isoform X3 encodes MQLWRQEPDNTGVLLLLSSIHFQCRRLDRSAHFSTLAIKQNPLLAEAYSNLGNVYKERGQLQEAIEHYRHALRLKPDFIDGYINLAAALVAAGDMEGAVQAYVSALQYNPDLYCVRSDLGNLLKALGRLEEAKACYLKAIETQPNFAVAWSNLGCVFNAQGEIWLAIHHFEKAVTLDPNFLDAYINLGNVLKEARIFDRAVAAYLRALSLSPNHAVVHGNLACVYYEQGLIDLAIDTYRRAIELQPHFPDAYCNLANALKEKGSVVEAEECYNTALRLCPTHADSLNNLANIKREQGNIEEAVRLYRKALEVFPEFAAAHSNLASVLQQQGKLQEALMHYKEAIRISPTFADAYSNMGNTLKEMQDVQGALQCYTRAIQINPAFADAHSNLASIHKDSGNIPEAIASYRTALKLKPDFPDAYCNLAHCLQIVCDWTDYDERMKKLVSIVADQLEKNRLPSVHPHHSMLYPLSHSFRKAIAERHGNLCLDKINVLHKPPYEHPKDLKASEGRLRIGYVSSDFGNHPTSHLMQSIPGMHNPDKFEVFCYALSPDDGTNFRVKVMAEANHFIDLSQIPCNGKAADRIHQDGIHILINMNGYTKGARNELFALRPAPIQAMWLGYPGTSGALFMDYIITDKETSPVEVAEQYSEKLAYMPNTFFIGDHANMFPHLKKKAVIDFKSNGHIYDNRIVLNGIDLKAFLDSLPDVKIVKMKCPDSCDNADGNAALSMPVIPMNTIAEAVIEMINRGQIQITINGFNISNGLATTQINNKAATGEEVPRTIIVTTRSQYGLPEDAVVYCNFNQLYKIDPSTLQMWANILKRVPNSVLWLLRFPAVGEPNIQQYAQNLGLSQNRIIFSPVAPKEEHVRRGQLADVCLDTPLCNGHTTGMDVLWAGTPMVTMPGETLASRVAASQLTCLGCLELIAKSRQEYEDIAVKLGTDLEYLKKIRGKVWKQRISSPLFNTKQYTMDLERLYLQMWDHYAAGNKPDHIIKPVEASESA; translated from the exons ATGCAGCTTTGGAGACAAGAGCCTGATAATACTGGTGTGCTTTTATTACTATCATCCATTCACTTCCAGTGTCGCAGATTGGACAG GTCTGCTCACTTCAGCACTTTGGCTATTAAACAGAATCCACTGTTGGCCGAAGCCTACTCAAATCTAGGCAATGTGTACAAGGAACGTGGACAGCTACAAGAAGCAATTGAACATTATAGACATGCACTACGCCTCAAACCAGATTTCATTGATGGATATATTAATTTGGCTGCTGCACTGGTAGCTGCAGGTGATATGGAAGGAGCAGTACAGGCATATGTGTCTGCCCTTCAGTACAACCCT GACTTGTACTGTGTTCGTAGTGACCTGGGGAACCTGCTCAAAGCCCTGGGTCGCTTGGAAGAAGCCAAG GCCTGTTACTTAAAAGCAATTGAGACTCAACCAAACTTTGCAGTGGCTTGGAGTAATCTTGGCTGTGTTTTCAATGCCCAAGGAGAAATTTGGCTTGCAATTCATCACTTTGAAAAG gctgTAACACTTGACCCAAATTTTTTGGATGCTTACATCAATCTGGGAAATGTCCTGAAGGAGGCAAGGATATTTGACAG aGCTGTAGCAGCTTATCTACGAGCCTTGAGTTTGAGTCCAAATCATGCAGTTGTACATGGCAACCTTGCCTGTGTGTATTATGAGCAAGGACTAATAGACCTAGCAATAGACACCTACAGGAGGGCTATTGAACTACAACCCCACTTCCCCGACGCCTATTGTAACTTGGCCAACGCCTTAAAGGAGAAAGGCAGT GTGGTAGAAGCAGAAGAATGCTACAATACAGCTCTTCGACTTTGTCCCACTCATGCAGATTCTCTCAACAATCTAGCAAACATCAAACGGGAACAGGGGAATATTGAGGAAGCTGTCCGTCTTTATCGGAAAGCTCTTGAG gtgTTTCCAGAGTTTGCTGCTGCGCATTCAAATTTAGCAAGTGTTCTGCAACAGCAAGGAAAGTTACAGGAAGCTCTAATGCATTACAAAGAGGCTATTAG AATCAGCCCCACATTTGCAGATGCTTATTCTAATATGGGAAATACTTTGAAGGAGATGCAGGATGTTCAAGGAGCTTTACAGTGCTACACCCGTGCCATTCAGATAAACCCAGCTTTTGCTGATGCCCACAGCAACCTGGCCTCTATTCACAAG GATTCAGGGAATATACCAGAAGCTATTGCGTCTTACCGCACTGCTCTGAAACTGAAACCTGATTTCCCAGATGCTTACTGCAACTTGGCCCACTGTTTGCAG aTTGTCTGTGACTGGACAGACTACGATGAAAGAATGAAGAAGCTGGTTAGCATTGTAGCTGACCAACTGGAGAAAAACAGACTGCCTTCTGTCCACCCACATCATAGCATGCTGTATCCCCTTTCTCACAGTTTTAGGAAGGCTATTGCTGAGAGACATGGAAATCTGTGTTTGGACAAG ATTAATGTTCTTCACAAGCCACCATATGAGCATCCCAAGGATTTGAAGGCCAGTGAAGGTCGACTTCGTATTGGCTATGTGAGCTCTGATTTTGGAAACCACCCAACCTCACACCTAATGCAGTCAATCCCAGGCATGCATAACCCAGACAAATTTGAG GTTTTCTGTTACGCCCTGAGTCCTGATGATGGTACAAACTTCCGTGTAAAAGTGATGGCTGAAGCAAATCATTTCATTGACTTATCTCAG aTACCATGtaatggaaaagcagcagaccGCATCCATCAGGATGGGATACACATTCTCATTAATATGAATGGTTATACCAAAGGAGCCCGAAATGAATTGTTTGCCCTGAGACCAGCACCTATTCAG GCGATGTGGCTAGGGTATCCTGGAACCAGTGGGGCATTGTTCATGGATTATATCATCACAGATAAAGAAACTTCCCCAGTTGAGGTGGCTGAGCAGTATTCGGAGAAATTAGCTTACATGCCAAACACTTTCTTTATTGGAGACCACGCCAACATGTTCCCCCATCTGAAG aaaaaagcagtCATTGATTTCAAGTCCAATGGTCATATTTATGATAACAGAATTGTTTTGAATGGCATTGACTTGAAGGCTTTCCTTGACAGCCTCCCTGATGTCAAGATTGTTAAG ATGAAGTGTCCTGACAGTTGTGACAATGCAGATGGCAATGCCGCTCTCAGTATGCCAGTCATTCCTATGAACACAATTGCAGAAGCTGTGATTGAGATGATTAATCGTGGGCAAATTCAGATAACTATCAATGGATTCAACATCAGTAATGGATTAGCAACTACTCAG aTTAACAACAAAGCAGCAACTGGTGAAGAAGTTCCACGAACTATAATTGTTACTACCCGTTCTCAGTATGGCTTACCAGAGGATGCTGTTGTATACTGTAACTTTAATCAGCTGTATAAGATTGATCCTTCCACTTTACAGATGTGGGCTAAT atccTAAAAAGAGTTCCAAACAGCGTGCTGTGGCTGCTGCGTTTCCCAGCTGTAGGAGAACCCAATATTCAGCAATATGCACAAAACTTGGGTCTTTCCCAAAACCGAATcatcttttctcctgttgcCCCCAAAGAAGAACATGTGAGGAGAGGGCAATTGGCTGATGTTTGTCTAGACACTCCGCTTTGCAATGGGCACACAACAGGGATGGATGTACTGTGGGCTGGGACTCCAATGGTCACTATGCCAG gggAGACTCTTGCATCACGagttgctgcctcccagcttaCTTGCCTGGGTTGTCTTGAGCTCATTGCAAAAAGTAGACAGGAATATGAGGATATTGCTGTGAAACTGGGAACTGATCTGGAATA CCTGAAAAAAATACGTGGCAAAGTCTGGAAGCAGAGAATATCCAGTCCTTTGTTCAACACGAAACAGTACACAATGGACCTGGAGCGGCTTTATCTTCAGATGTGGGATCACTATGCTGCTGGCAACAAACCGGACCACATTATTAAGCCAGTAGAGGCCAGTGAATCTGCATGA